The segment aaataaaaaaaattgttatgatcGTAGCTGAACAAATCTGGAAGGATCGAGCTGTTAAGAATGATAATTCACATGGACTTTAAATGTGTATTTCTTCTTTTCTTCCAGAAAGGAAACGAAAGTGGACTGCAACTAGACAGATAAAGAAGACCTTGATTTGAAAGGTCAAGGGCTTTCATCAGGGTCGTGTCAGGCCATAGAGCCTGCCTGTATCAAACTGTCAACCTAGATAGAGATATAGTGAAGATGGCAGAACAGAAAAGAGCTCATCTGAACAGGGTAAAATCTAGACACAAGCTCTTTATAACAGCATATGAATTATATCTtatattttacttatatatctattttttgttgttgaaaattaacaaaatgaatatattttgatgtACTGTACTCAATACTTATATTGAATATGTAATcagattattattattattgacaaCAATTTTTATCATGATTCTGTAACATGGTCACActatatattatcttttttttcgtgttttattcatatacatgCAACCCACATTCAGCTTTCCCACTATAATTATAGTGCAGGGTTCTCAGATGACTCGATCAGGATGTGCTTAATTGAAATACGACGTACCactgtaataaaagatagagaGTAAGGGGAAGGAATGGTGATTAAAGATTAACATGTAGATGTTCGGGGAAAGAGTGATATTGGATATAGGGCTGCAGATATCGatctataaaattaaattaattgatcAGGAAACATAATCAACGATCAATAGATTCTAAACATCAGTCTGAGAGACAATTGATGCTTGTGTCATGATCAATAGATCATGCATGTTGAATTGAAGCCGTATCAGTATTAGGGATAGCTAGAAAATTTGAAGCCATATTACATTAGAATCAATTTCCTTTAAGGTAGCGATCATCAAAACAGGAACATTTATTGATTCAGAATTATATTTCTACAACCATTAAAACTGCATGATATTCTTAAATAGAAAGGGTTTCAAATCCATTAATGAaaccaaatttttaatattgatgaGTATGGTATGTAGGAGGGGTTACAGATAAATTTGTAATTATATGAAAGAGCCTGATCTATTATTGCAGGGAATCTTTGTTCTCTGATGCAACTAACCAAAGTTCAGTTCGTAGAGAATCGTGGTTTAGTGTTTTGAATGCATGACTGCATGGTTTATATGTGTCTGTTTTGTCCAGAGCATGGAAAAAAGCTTTGAGGATTTACTCACGGGGCTGGATGATGAGTTTGAGCCAGATATAGATGACATCTTCACAAACTATGATCATCTTCCTGAGGTTTGTCATCTTGATATATTCCGAGGCTAGCCATTGGCTGGCAGAATCTCTTATCTTGGTACTGATTTGCTAGACTTCAATCTTTGTAGTGTTAATTTTATTGGCCATCTCTTTACATTTCCAATCACTCAGCTTCGAGAAGGGGGATGTTTAAGACCACACAACCTTATCTCTGAGGAATTTTGCTTATTAGAAATTATATAGTAGATTTGTTAATCCCATCCCTTATTAATTCTAAAATTCCATGATGTTTTCTAAcactatatattatatattataagactgttatttttgaaaattttgactgTTTATAATCATAACTTGTCTGAtaaatttcttaaatgaatTTGATGTGTTTGCATATAGTGTTGCACATGCAGTTTATTCtgtattaattattataatatttattgtacAGTATTTGCCTTTGTAAGCATTTGACCAACTGATGTAAATATGTCAGCACATCTTTTCTACCATCACCCTTCAACCATTTCTGTATTATCTCGACTTACTCATTCTTTATGTAAAGCCCAACATTTctaaattcatgatttttttcattgcacaattatttatttaattgtaaaatgCAGAGTTCAAGGACAAATATTTATCTAATAAGTCAAGTAGGAAGAGATAGCTgtgaataaaaaagttttaactgaattttatatattttaataacattttgaaGTGTTATATTCAGATTTGAAATCATTGAAtacctttaaaaaagtttaaagttttcacATTCATTAATGAGGCATGGTAATACAGTGCATGTAGTAAGATAAACTACCAGAAACTTTATACACTTCTTATAGGATCAGAAATGAATACAttggcatatacatgtattgtgcaGTAATACCACCCCAAATTTAcagtaattgtttaaatatagatAACATGACttgttacatgtatgcattaGAAACGTAACTGTGTGATGATAGAAGCAATAGATGCTAGCATGTTTGCTTGGATTTGCAGAAAGTTACAGATGCCACATTTAATGCTATGGCTTTTCAAAAACCAAAAAGTCCTACCCCTACATCTTCACGGCAGAAGGAAGAGGTTGAAGAGGACGAACCAAGTCCTGGAAAAGTCCAAATGGAAGAAGACTTAGACATTCAGTTACCCAGGGTAGCAAAAAACACAGACCCTGGAATTCAGAGCGAGAGTGAAGATGAGGAGCATGAACCATCGAATGGGGAGTTGGAATTTGTCTCCTCCAATCGGGAgggggaggaggaggaggagggaGAAGGGGAGGTTTACGATGCCTCCAAGTTGATCTTGCCTTCTGTTGGGGAAAGCAGCACAGATGATACTCTGCTTGGAAATGTGGAGCTTGAAGAAGATGAAGAGGAAGAAGAGGAAGATCTAGAAGAAGGAGAAGAgaaggaagaagaagaagaggagGAAAAAGCAGAGAGTGAAGATGACAGTGAAGGAGAGGACATGGAAGACCAGACCCAAACAAAGGAAGAAGGAAAGTTGAGGGACCAGAAAGACCTGACAATGTTTTCAGGTCTGGACCAAGACGACTCGGATCCTGATATTGATAAGTTGGTAGCAGAGTGTGATTTCCTGCCTGAGGTTTGTGCTATGCTCCTAGGTCTTGCAAAGTTTATTTTTGGACTTAAATGTTTGGTAGATCTTTTAGAATTCCCGTAACCTCTTTCTGAAATGTGTGTCGTGAAATGCTTAgattatttgtttgaaattatttagCAGCTTTTGTGTTTGGCTGTTTTGTCACAGCACTAATTTGAATTTGAACTAACTGCATCACAAACTATAGGTGATGAACATTGTTTATACAGTAAGTGCATGAAATGCTGTAACTAATTCTAATGATTCTTGCTTTGTAGACTGTCACAGACTCCACTATCAATGCAATGGTGGACAGGAATCGACCCTTGGCCAAGTCTTACAGACAGAGTCAGGAAGAAGAGAGTGATGAACAGGATGAGGAGGAAACCATGGAAACAGATTCCGGCCCAGAGAGCAGCCCTCCACCAGTAAGGGAattattaatgaattttatttatagtcTCTTTTGTTCCACTACAATACTTTTTACTTTTAgctgaattttgaaaatttcaggaaGTAAAAATAAGAGTTCAAAAAGAGGCCAGTTTAGATTTCTCGGTTCTTGAGGTgagttatttatcatagagtgatatatgaatttaatgaaaCATACCTAAGAGTTTATTCTGACATATTAAAGttgaataatttattgattcttgaatGTGTTTAGCCTGACAGCAACCATCTTGATGTGGATATTGGGAAGCAAAAGACCAATTTGAGGAAGAAGGGTTCTCTGGCCAAGAGGAGGAAACCCACTCGATCAACTGTCAGGAGCGCTCTTTTGTCAGGGGAGGAAACATTATTTGTAGATTCCACAGGTAAACTGCAAAAAATTCTCATAGTTTGGATTTGTGTAATGGTTTAGTAACATGGCAAAATAAAATCTAACAAATTATTTGCAATGAAATGTAAAAAGCAAGACATGACAGCTAAAAGATATGAAGATATTTTATAGAACTAAATACATCTCTATGTAGTTAGGAATTATAGCTTATTAATAAGTATTTGACCAACCATTGAATAATGTCATATAACTTTGGGATAAACTTTCATtgtatacaaaattattttgtaaaaattagaATATGATTACTTTAGCGTGTTTGTTATAGAACCAAAAGTGGAGAAGACTAGTAGGAAGGATGATGAGGATGATGTGTTTGGTCAGAGAACTTCAACTTCCTCTGTTGAAGGAGCTCCAACTTCACCCCCAGCCAAGAAACCCAGTAAAGTCATGGTGCCGCTACCAGGATTCGGGGGTCCTGTGGTCAGTGTAATATTGATTTATCCTTAAACTCAGATTACATCTTGTGTTATCTTTCAATTATATGCACTTTgtcaattaaaattcaaatcaatgtagGTTGCTTCTTCGTGCTTATGTATTTCTAACAGGAATGTCATTATTCAGTAGATAGATTGTAGTTTTAAAGAACAGAGTGTTTATTGATTTTAGCCTGCTCTTAGAAAGAGATCAGAGGAGCAGCATGAGGCAGAAATGGCAGTAGATGAACCAAAGAAGAAGGACTTCAGGAGTTATGGAGTTAAATTACCTGTGCCACAAATGTCAAGGAAAAGTGAATTGGAGGACACTCCAAGTAAACCAGTTTTGAGGAAAGTTCCCAGGAAAGACAGTGCTGAGAAGCAGGAGACGGAAGTACAGTATGATGTATCTTCTTTGAAATCTGTGAAAAAGGAAGCCAGAAATTCAAAAGCGGATTTGGAATCTGACGTGTTCTTTGAGAAGCCCGCTTTACGTCAAGTAGCTAGAGACGATAATAAGGATAGAAATTCTTCGAGTGAAATGACATTTGAAAAGCCTGCATTAAGAAATGTTTCCAGACCAAGTGTGGACAAATCAAATGAAACGGACATGAAGTTTGAGATTCCAGCCCTGAAACAAGTGTCCAGAGAGAGAGGAGAAAGCAATAAATCTGAGACAGATAGTGATAAAACATTTAGCAAACCACCTCTGAAATCAACACCCAAACCATCAGAGGAAAGGTCTGCACCAATTTCTCCTAAAACGCCAGAACCTAAAACATTCGAGCTGCCTAGTTTACGGCCAACCCCCAAAGCGAGCAGGAGCAAGCCAATGGATACTCAACAGGATGTAGGCTCATTCGAAAAACCGTCTCTGCGTAATGTGTCAAGACCACTGGAGAGGAAGAACTCGGGAGAAGCAGGATCATT is part of the Magallana gigas chromosome 3, xbMagGiga1.1, whole genome shotgun sequence genome and harbors:
- the LOC105326214 gene encoding nucleolar protein dao-5 isoform X4, coding for MAEQKRAHLNRSMEKSFEDLLTGLDDEFEPDIDDIFTNYDHLPEKVTDATFNAMAFQKPKSPTPTSSRQKEEVEEDEPSPGKVQMEEDLDIQLPRVAKNTDPGIQSESEDEEHEPSNGELEFVSSNREGEEEEEGEGEVYDASKLILPSVGESSTDDTLLGNVELEEDEEEEEEDLEEGEEKEEEEEEEKAESEDDSEGEDMEDQTQTKEEGKLRDQKDLTMFSGLDQDDSDPDIDKLVAECDFLPETVTDSTINAMVDRNRPLAKSYRQSQEEESDEQDEEETMETDSGPESSPPPEVKIRVQKEASLDFSVLEPDSNHLDVDIGKQKTNLRKKGSLAKRRKPTRSTVRSALLSGEETLFVDSTEPKVEKTSRKDDEDDVFGQRTSTSSVEGAPTSPPAKKPSKVMVPLPGFGGPVPALRKRSEEQHEAEMAVDEPKKKDFRSYGVKLPVPQMSRKSELEDTPSKPVLRKVPRKDSAEKQETEVQYDVSSLKSVKKEARNSKADLESDVFFEKPALRQVARDDNKDRNSSSEMTFEKPALRNVSRPSVDKSNETDMKFEIPALKQVSRERGESNKSETDSDKTFSKPPLKSTPKPSEERSAPISPKTPEPKTFELPSLRPTPKASRSKPMDTQQDVGSFEKPSLRNVSRPLERKNSGEAGSFEKPALRNVGKPPLPEKRISIAEDDSEDKHKFDVPSLRMVPRDQKPTETLRNISRGEKESDVEVNRRPSLKSTPRKDPIKAEEGKENPSWLKDMKLRKTRSQADDINNVGESREKPEWLQTATEKREKALESLNSKENKTKSSSENKVPWLSRDNLKKTSTPLQENNDNSHSNQDEVRKRLSSVDTNGDLDIPSRERTPSKKDDTRENYVPSWQRAKDNRHASNPNLNFVTPSSNSDEPPDWKKALAEKRKTRRDSDTPVKPAPGADSQDKGLPPWKKELAKKGMKPSVPVKTSADSKKVEPEWKQKAAEKRERIIKTGLFNKTLRKT
- the LOC105326214 gene encoding nucleolar protein dao-5 isoform X2, with product MAEQKRAHLNRSMEKSFEDLLTGLDDEFEPDIDDIFTNYDHLPEKVTDATFNAMAFQKPKSPTPTSSRQKEEVEEDEPSPGKVQMEEDLDIQLPRVAKNTDPGIQSESEDEEHEPSNGELEFVSSNREGEEEEEGEGEVYDASKLILPSVGESSTDDTLLGNVELEEDEEEEEEDLEEGEEKEEEEEEEKAESEDDSEGEDMEDQTQTKEEGKLRDQKDLTMFSGLDQDDSDPDIDKLVAECDFLPETVTDSTINAMVDRNRPLAKSYRQSQEEESDEQDEEETMETDSGPESSPPPEVKIRVQKEASLDFSVLEPDSNHLDVDIGKQKTNLRKKGSLAKRRKPTRSTVRSALLSGEETLFVDSTEPKVEKTSRKDDEDDVFGQRTSTSSVEGAPTSPPAKKPSKVMVPLPGFGGPVPALRKRSEEQHEAEMAVDEPKKKDFRSYGVKLPVPQMSRKSELEDTPSKPVLRKVPRKDSAEKQETEVQYDVSSLKSVKKEARNSKADLESDVFFEKPALRQVARDDNKDRNSSSEMTFEKPALRNVSRPSVDKSNETDMKFEIPALKQVSRERGESNKSETDSDKTFSKPPLKSTPKPSEERSAPISPKTPEPKTFELPSLRPTPKASRSKPMDTQQDVGSFEKPSLRNVSRPLERKNSGEAGSFEKPALRNVGKPPLPEKRISIAEDDSEDKHKFDVPSLRMVPRDQKPTETLRNISRGEKESDVEVNRRPSLKSTPRKDPIKAEEGKENPSWLKDMKLRKTRSQADDINNVGESREKPEWLQTATEKREKALESLNSKENKTKSSSENKVPWLSRDNLKKTSTPLQENNDNSHSNQDEVRKRLSSVDTNGDLDIPSRERTPSKKDDTRENYVPSWQRAKDNRHASNPNLNFVTPSSNSDEPPDWKKALAEKRKTRRDSDTPVKPAPGADSQDKGLPPWKKELAKKGMKPSVPVKTSADSKKVEPEWKQKAAEKRERIITHFKPDPDDEEKDSSIKP
- the LOC105326214 gene encoding nucleolar protein dao-5 isoform X6, with the protein product MAEQKRAHLNRSMEKSFEDLLTGLDDEFEPDIDDIFTNYDHLPEKVTDATFNAMAFQKPKSPTPTSSRQKEEVEEDEPSPGKVQMEEDLDIQLPRVAKNTDPGIQSESEDEEHEPSNGELEFVSSNREGEEEEEGEGEVYDASKLILPSVGESSTDDTLLGNVELEEDEEEEEEDLEEGEEKEEEEEEEKAESEDDSEGEDMEDQTQTKEEGKLRDQKDLTMFSGLDQDDSDPDIDKLVAECDFLPETVTDSTINAMVDRNRPLAKSYRQSQEEESDEQDEEETMETDSGPESSPPPEVKIRVQKEASLDFSVLEPDSNHLDVDIGKQKTNLRKKGSLAKRRKPTRSTVRSALLSGEETLFVDSTEPKVEKTSRKDDEDDVFGQRTSTSSVEGAPTSPPAKKPSKVMVPLPGFGGPVPALRKRSEEQHEAEMAVDEPKKKDFRSYGVKLPVPQMSRKSELEDTPSKPVLRKVPRKDSAEKQETEVQYDVSSLKSVKKEARNSKADLESDVFFEKPALRQVARDDNKDRNSSSEMTFEKPALRNVSRPSVDKSNETDMKFEIPALKQVSRERGESNKSETDSDKTFSKPPLKSTPKPSEERSAPISPKTPEPKTFELPSLRPTPKASRSKPMDTQQDVGSFEKPSLRNVSRPLERKNSGEAGSFEKPALRNVGKPPLPEKRISIAEDDSEDKHKFDVPSLRMVPRDQKPTETLRNISRGEKESDVEVNRRPSLKSTPRKDPIKAEEGKENPSWLKDMKLRKTRSQADDINNVGESREKPEWLQTATEKREKALESLNSKENKTKSSSENKVPWLSRDNLKKTSTPLQENNDNSHSNQDEVRKRLSSVDTNGDLDIPSRERTPSKKDDTRENYVPSWQRAKDNRHASNPNLNFVTPSSNSDEPPDWKKALAEKRKTRRDSDTPVKPAPGADSQDKGLPPWKKELAKKGMKPSVPVKTSADSKKVEPEWKQKAAEKRERIIKVYSEQNS
- the LOC105326214 gene encoding nucleolar protein dao-5 isoform X10, producing the protein MAEQKRAHLNRSMEKSFEDLLTGLDDEFEPDIDDIFTNYDHLPEKVTDATFNAMAFQKPKSPTPTSSRQKEEVEEDEPSPGKVQMEEDLDIQLPRVAKNTDPGIQSESEDEEHEPSNGELEFVSSNREGEEEEEGEGEVYDASKLILPSVGESSTDDTLLGNVELEEDEEEEEEDLEEGEEKEEEEEEEKAESEDDSEGEDMEDQTQTKEEGKLRDQKDLTMFSGLDQDDSDPDIDKLVAECDFLPETVTDSTINAMVDRNRPLAKSYRQSQEEESDEQDEEETMETDSGPESSPPPEVKIRVQKEASLDFSVLEPDSNHLDVDIGKQKTNLRKKGSLAKRRKPTRSTVRSALLSGEETLFVDSTEPKVEKTSRKDDEDDVFGQRTSTSSVEGAPTSPPAKKPSKVMVPLPGFGGPVPALRKRSEEQHEAEMAVDEPKKKDFRSYGVKLPVPQMSRKSELEDTPSKPVLRKVPRKDSAEKQETEVQYDVSSLKSVKKEARNSKADLESDVFFEKPALRQVARDDNKDRNSSSEMTFEKPALRNVSRPSVDKSNETDMKFEIPALKQVSRERGESNKSETDSDKTFSKPPLKSTPKPSEERSAPISPKTPEPKTFELPSLRPTPKASRSKPMDTQQDVGSFEKPSLRNVSRPLERKNSGEAGSFEKPALRNVGKPPLPEKRISIAEDDSEDKHKFDVPSLRMVPRDQKPTETLRNISRGEKESDVEVNRRPSLKSTPRKDPIKAEEGKENPSWLKDMKLRKTRSQADDINNVGESREKPEWLQTATEKREKALESLNSKDDTRENYVPSWQRAKDNRHASNPNLNFVTPSSNSDEPPDWKKALAEKRKTRRDSDTPVKPAPGADSQDKGLPPWKKELAKKGMKPSVPVKTSADSKKVEPEWKQKAAEKRERIITHFKPDPDDEEKKQDSSIKP
- the LOC105326214 gene encoding nucleolar protein dao-5 isoform X9, yielding MAEQKRAHLNRSMEKSFEDLLTGLDDEFEPDIDDIFTNYDHLPEKVTDATFNAMAFQKPKSPTPTSSRQKEEVEEDEPSPGKVQMEEDLDIQLPRVAKNTDPGIQSESEDEEHEPSNGELEFVSSNREGEEEEEGEGEVYDASKLILPSVGESSTDDTLLGNVELEEDEEEEEEDLEEGEEKEEEEEEEKAESEDDSEGEDMEDQTQTKEEGKLRDQKDLTMFSGLDQDDSDPDIDKLVAECDFLPETVTDSTINAMVDRNRPLAKSYRQSQEEESDEQDEEETMETDSGPESSPPPEVKIRVQKEASLDFSVLEPDSNHLDVDIGKQKTNLRKKGSLAKRRKPTRSTVRSALLSGEETLFVDSTEPKVEKTSRKDDEDDVFGQRTSTSSVEGAPTSPPAKKPSKVMVPLPGFGGPVPALRKRSEEQHEAEMAVDEPKKKDFRSYGVKLPVPQMSRKSELEDTPSKPVLRKVPRKDSAEKQETEVQYDVSSLKSVKKEARNSKADLESDVFFEKPALRQVARDDNKDRNSSSEMTFEKPALRNVSRPSVDKSNETDMKFEIPALKQVSRERGESNKSETDSDKTFSKPPLKSTPKPSEERSAPISPKTPEPKTFELPSLRPTPKASRSKPMDTQQDVGSFEKPSLRNVSRPLERKNSGEAGSFEKPALRNVGKPPLPEKRISIAEDDSEDKHKFDVPSLRMVPRDQKPTETLRNISRGEKESDVEVNRRPSLKSTPRKDPIKAEEGKENPSWLKDMKLRKTRSQADDINNVGESREKPEWLQTATEKREKALESLNSKDEVRKRLSSVDTNGDLDIPSRERTPSKKDDTRENYVPSWQRAKDNRHASNPNLNFVTPSSNSDEPPDWKKALAEKRKTRRDSDTPVKPAPGADSQDKGLPPWKKELAKKGMKPSVPVKTSADSKKVEPEWKQKAAEKRERIITHFKPDPDDEEKKQDSSIKP
- the LOC105326214 gene encoding nucleolar protein dao-5 isoform X3 — its product is MAEQKRAHLNRSMEKSFEDLLTGLDDEFEPDIDDIFTNYDHLPEKVTDATFNAMAFQKPKSPTPTSSRQKEEVEEDEPSPGKVQMEEDLDIQLPRVAKNTDPGIQSESEDEEHEPSNGELEFVSSNREGEEEEEGEGEVYDASKLILPSVGESSTDDTLLGNVELEEDEEEEEEDLEEGEEKEEEEEEEKAESEDDSEGEDMEDQTQTKEEGKLRDQKDLTMFSGLDQDDSDPDIDKLVAECDFLPETVTDSTINAMVDRNRPLAKSYRQSQEEESDEQDEEETMETDSGPESSPPPEVKIRVQKEASLDFSVLEPDSNHLDVDIGKQKTNLRKKGSLAKRRKPTRSTVRSALLSGEETLFVDSTEPKVEKTSRKDDEDDVFGQRTSTSSVEGAPTSPPAKKPSKVMVPLPGFGGPVPALRKRSEEQHEAEMAVDEPKKKDFRSYGVKLPVPQMSRKSELEDTPSKPVLRKVPRKDSAEKQETEVQYDVSSLKSVKKEARNSKADLESDVFFEKPALRQVARDDNKDRNSSSEMTFEKPALRNVSRPSVDKSNETDMKFEIPALKQVSRERGESNKSETDSDKTFSKPPLKSTPKPSEERSAPISPKTPEPKTFELPSLRPTPKASRSKPMDTQQDVGSFEKPSLRNVSRPLERKNSGEAGSFEKPALRNVGKPPLPEKRISIAEDDSEDKHKFDVPSLRMVPRDQKPTETLRNISRGEKESDVEVNRRPSLKSTPRKDPIKAEEGKENPSWLKDMKLRKTRSQADDINNVGESREKPEWLQTATEKREKALESLNSKENKTKSSSENKVPWLSRDNLKKTSTPLQENNDNSHSNQDEVRKRLSSVDTNGDLDIPSRERTPSKKDDTRENYVPSWQRAKDNRHASNPNLNFVTPSSNSDEPPDWKKALAEKRKTRRDSDTPVKPAPGADSQDKGLPPWKKELAKKGMKPSVPVKTSADSKKVEPEWKQKAAEKRERIIKTGLFDKTLRKT
- the LOC105326214 gene encoding nucleolar protein dao-5 isoform X8; translation: MAEQKRAHLNRKVTDATFNAMAFQKPKSPTPTSSRQKEEVEEDEPSPGKVQMEEDLDIQLPRVAKNTDPGIQSESEDEEHEPSNGELEFVSSNREGEEEEEGEGEVYDASKLILPSVGESSTDDTLLGNVELEEDEEEEEEDLEEGEEKEEEEEEEKAESEDDSEGEDMEDQTQTKEEGKLRDQKDLTMFSGLDQDDSDPDIDKLVAECDFLPETVTDSTINAMVDRNRPLAKSYRQSQEEESDEQDEEETMETDSGPESSPPPEVKIRVQKEASLDFSVLEPDSNHLDVDIGKQKTNLRKKGSLAKRRKPTRSTVRSALLSGEETLFVDSTEPKVEKTSRKDDEDDVFGQRTSTSSVEGAPTSPPAKKPSKVMVPLPGFGGPVPALRKRSEEQHEAEMAVDEPKKKDFRSYGVKLPVPQMSRKSELEDTPSKPVLRKVPRKDSAEKQETEVQYDVSSLKSVKKEARNSKADLESDVFFEKPALRQVARDDNKDRNSSSEMTFEKPALRNVSRPSVDKSNETDMKFEIPALKQVSRERGESNKSETDSDKTFSKPPLKSTPKPSEERSAPISPKTPEPKTFELPSLRPTPKASRSKPMDTQQDVGSFEKPSLRNVSRPLERKNSGEAGSFEKPALRNVGKPPLPEKRISIAEDDSEDKHKFDVPSLRMVPRDQKPTETLRNISRGEKESDVEVNRRPSLKSTPRKDPIKAEEGKENPSWLKDMKLRKTRSQADDINNVGESREKPEWLQTATEKREKALESLNSKENKTKSSSENKVPWLSRDNLKKTSTPLQENNDNSHSNQDEVRKRLSSVDTNGDLDIPSRERTPSKKDDTRENYVPSWQRAKDNRHASNPNLNFVTPSSNSDEPPDWKKALAEKRKTRRDSDTPVKPAPGADSQDKGLPPWKKELAKKGMKPSVPVKTSADSKKVEPEWKQKAAEKRERIITHFKPDPDDEEKKQDSSIKP
- the LOC105326214 gene encoding nucleolar protein dao-5 isoform X1, translated to MAEQKRAHLNRSMEKSFEDLLTGLDDEFEPDIDDIFTNYDHLPEKVTDATFNAMAFQKPKSPTPTSSRQKEEVEEDEPSPGKVQMEEDLDIQLPRVAKNTDPGIQSESEDEEHEPSNGELEFVSSNREGEEEEEGEGEVYDASKLILPSVGESSTDDTLLGNVELEEDEEEEEEDLEEGEEKEEEEEEEKAESEDDSEGEDMEDQTQTKEEGKLRDQKDLTMFSGLDQDDSDPDIDKLVAECDFLPETVTDSTINAMVDRNRPLAKSYRQSQEEESDEQDEEETMETDSGPESSPPPEVKIRVQKEASLDFSVLEPDSNHLDVDIGKQKTNLRKKGSLAKRRKPTRSTVRSALLSGEETLFVDSTEPKVEKTSRKDDEDDVFGQRTSTSSVEGAPTSPPAKKPSKVMVPLPGFGGPVPALRKRSEEQHEAEMAVDEPKKKDFRSYGVKLPVPQMSRKSELEDTPSKPVLRKVPRKDSAEKQETEVQYDVSSLKSVKKEARNSKADLESDVFFEKPALRQVARDDNKDRNSSSEMTFEKPALRNVSRPSVDKSNETDMKFEIPALKQVSRERGESNKSETDSDKTFSKPPLKSTPKPSEERSAPISPKTPEPKTFELPSLRPTPKASRSKPMDTQQDVGSFEKPSLRNVSRPLERKNSGEAGSFEKPALRNVGKPPLPEKRISIAEDDSEDKHKFDVPSLRMVPRDQKPTETLRNISRGEKESDVEVNRRPSLKSTPRKDPIKAEEGKENPSWLKDMKLRKTRSQADDINNVGESREKPEWLQTATEKREKALESLNSKENKTKSSSENKVPWLSRDNLKKTSTPLQENNDNSHSNQDEVRKRLSSVDTNGDLDIPSRERTPSKKDDTRENYVPSWQRAKDNRHASNPNLNFVTPSSNSDEPPDWKKALAEKRKTRRDSDTPVKPAPGADSQDKGLPPWKKELAKKGMKPSVPVKTSADSKKVEPEWKQKAAEKRERIITHFKPDPDDEEKKQDSSIKP
- the LOC105326214 gene encoding nucleolar protein dao-5 isoform X5; this encodes MAEQKRAHLNRSMEKSFEDLLTGLDDEFEPDIDDIFTNYDHLPEKVTDATFNAMAFQKPKSPTPTSSRQKEEVEEDEPSPGKVQMEEDLDIQLPRVAKNTDPGIQSESEDEEHEPSNGELEFVSSNREGEEEEEGEGEVYDASKLILPSVGESSTDDTLLGNVELEEDEEEEEEDLEEGEEKEEEEEEEKAESEDDSEGEDMEDQTQTKEEGKLRDQKDLTMFSGLDQDDSDPDIDKLVAECDFLPETVTDSTINAMVDRNRPLAKSYRQSQEEESDEQDEEETMETDSGPESSPPPEVKIRVQKEASLDFSVLEPDSNHLDVDIGKQKTNLRKKGSLAKRRKPTRSTVRSALLSGEETLFVDSTEPKVEKTSRKDDEDDVFGQRTSTSSVEGAPTSPPAKKPSKVMVPLPGFGGPVPALRKRSEEQHEAEMAVDEPKKKDFRSYGVKLPVPQMSRKSELEDTPSKPVLRKVPRKDSAEKQETEVQYDVSSLKSVKKEARNSKADLESDVFFEKPALRQVARDDNKDRNSSSEMTFEKPALRNVSRPSVDKSNETDMKFEIPALKQVSRERGESNKSETDSDKTFSKPPLKSTPKPSEERSAPISPKTPEPKTFELPSLRPTPKASRSKPMDTQQDVGSFEKPSLRNVSRPLERKNSGEAGSFEKPALRNVGKPPLPEKRISIAEDDSEDKHKFDVPSLRMVPRDQKPTETLRNISRGEKESDVEVNRRPSLKSTPRKDPIKAEEGKENPSWLKDMKLRKTRSQADDINNVGESREKPEWLQTATEKREKALESLNSKENKTKSSSENKVPWLSRDNLKKTSTPLQENNDNSHSNQDEVRKRLSSVDTNGDLDIPSRERTPSKKDDTRENYVPSWQRAKDNRHASNPNLNFVTPSSNSDEPPDWKKALAEKRKTRRDSDTPVKPAPGADSQDKGLPPWKKELAKKGMKPSVPVKTSADSKKVEPEWKQKAAEKRERIISWSNQSDDF